One part of the Amaranthus tricolor cultivar Red isolate AtriRed21 chromosome 16, ASM2621246v1, whole genome shotgun sequence genome encodes these proteins:
- the LOC130803332 gene encoding AP3-complex subunit beta-A isoform X3 yields the protein MFCSNGDIHVEVMKIMWRPNEALLSINCFQKDLGDTNPLVRAWALRTMAGIRLHVIAPLVLAAVNTCARDPSVYVRKCAANALPKLNDLRLDENASAIEEVIGILLNDHSPGVVGAAAAAFNSICPKNLPLIAKNYRKLCEVLPDIEEWGQVILIGILLRYVIARHGLAKESVLFSPCVTEAKCCEKDDVNPGIHFQGSGDLALGSTQPELVGLVARSYTEGSDEYLSRSTSEKKIFLDLDDASLTSVTNDDLMMLLKCTSPLLWSQNSAVVLAAAGVHWIMAPKNDANRIVKPLLFLLRSSHASKYVVLCNIQVFSKVMPSLFADFYEDFFVSTSETYQIKALKLEILSLIATDSSISSIFQEFEDYVKDPDRRFAADTVAAIGLCAQRLPKLANMCLEGLLSLTKKEFSSIEKDASNGEAGILIQSVMSMKAIISQDPPSHDKVIIQLVRSMDSIKVPAARAIIVWMVGEYNSLGDRIPLMLTSVLKYLAHCFTSEAAETKLQILNTATKVLLYSKSEDHLTIRKLVSYVLELARNDMNYDVRDRARAFSKILSTFLESLDDDVNHASPKEGAAHLIAEKMLGPSKGLPLSQPLNSRFYLPGSLSQIVLHAAPGYEPLPKPCSLLLADVDKDSNIIKEKESFGDYATDDSETLSGSLDEENVSGYSSQHSNSGSSFDDGSEESESPNEAHKSADPLIQISDADNAFEGQNCAETSHAQSGSGGVEEIFSRRNLESWLGEQPVLSDLKPSGINTVQRSARISIDDFGNRVKPKSYTLLDTVTGQGLKVDYSFSCQVSDVSPLLVCVEVTFHNCSNDSFSEVILVDEGANKGPDSTEQGLMKLERSSAVHDDVPTLVPMEAISSLEPRRRVKRVLHVRFHHHLLPLKLSLQCNGEKYPVKLRPDIGYFIKPLKMDVLDFRNKESQLPGMFEYVRRCTFSDHVVELSKDNSENSFSKDAYLIICESIALKMLSNANLFLVSVDLPLASKLDDASGLCLRFSAEILSSSVPCLITITVEGACSEPLNMSVKVNCEETVFGLNLLNRVVNFLAEPLSSCS from the exons ATGTTCTGTAGCAATGGAGACATACATGTAGAGGTCATGAAGATTATGTG GCGACCAAATGAAGCATTATTATCAATCAATTGTTTTCAGAAGGATCTAGGAGACACCAACCCTTTGGTGCGTGCATGGGCACTCCGTACTATGGCGGGTATTCGCCTACATGTAATAGCACCCCTTGTTCTAGCTGCTGTCAATACATGTGCCAGAGATCCATCTGTCTATGTTAGAAAATGCGCTGCCAATGCTCTTCCTAAATTGAATGATTTGCGGCTAGATGAAAATGCATCTGCAATTGAAGAG GTTATCGGTATACTACTAAATGATCATTCACCTGGAGTTGTTGgagctgctgctgctgcttttAACTCAATATGTCCAAAAAACTTGCCTTTGATTgcaaaaaattatagaaagctTTGTGAAGTTCTCCCTGATATAGAAGAATGGGGTCAAGTTATTCTGATTGGTATTCTATTGCGTTATGTGATTGCAAGGCATGGCCTTGCAAAGGAATCAGTGTTATTTTCTCCCTGTGTTACTGAGGCTAAGTGCTGTGAAAAGGATGATGTAAATCCTGGCATTCACTTCCAGGGCAGTGGTGACTTGGCCCTTGGAAGCACTCAGCCAGAGTTAGTGGGTTTGGTTGCGAGGTCATACACTGAAGGATCTGATGAGTACCTATCACGTTCAACTTCTGAGAAAAAGATATTTCTTGACCTGGATGATGCATCCTTAACTTCTGTTACCaatgatgacttgatgatgctTCTGAAGTGTACATCACCTCTACTATGGAGTCAAAATAGTGCTGTAGTACTTGCAGCTGCTGGAGTGCACTGGATAATGGCACCAAAGAATGATGCAAACAGAATTGTGAAGCCATTGTTGTTTCTCTTAAGATCATCACACGCCTCAAAAtatgtg GTGCTCTGCAACATTCAAGTTTTTTCTAAAGTCATGCCTTCTCTTTTTGCCGATTTCTATGAAGATTTTTTTGTATCAACTTCAGAAACATATCAGATAAAAGCTCTGAAGCTTGAAATTCTGTCTTTAATTGCTACAGATTCTTCAATTTCTAGCATTTTTCAGGAATTCGAG GATTATGTTAAAGATCCAGATAGAAGATTTGCTGCTGATACGGTAGCTGCCATTGGTCTATGTGCTCAACGTCTTCCGAAACTCGCTAATATGTGCTTGGAAGGGCTTTTATCACTTACCAAAAAGG AATTTTCATCTATTGAGAAAGATGCTTCAAATGGAGAAGCTGGAATACTGATTCAATCTGTAATGTCAATGAAAGCTATCATAAGTCAAGATCCACCAAGTCATGACAAG gTAATTATTCAATTGGTTCGGAGTATGGATTCTATCAAGGTGCCTGCAGCCCGAGCAATAATTGTGTGGATGGTTGGAGAATACAATTCTTTAGGAGACAGAATTCCTTTGATGTTAACTTCAGTGCTCAAGTATCTTGCTCATTGTTTCACTTCAGAAGCTGCTGAAACAAAACTTCAGATACTTAATACTGCTACTAag GTCTTGTTGTATTCCAAAAGTGAAGATCATTTAACAATTAGAAAACTTGTAAGTTATGTGCTTGAACTGGCAAGAAACGACATGAATTATGATGTCCGAGACCGAGCTCGtgctttttcaaaaatattgtcAACATTTTTAGAATctcttgatgatgatgtaaatCATGCCTCGCCAAAAGAGGGGGCAGCACATCTTATTGCAGAAAAAATGCTCGGCCCATCCAAAGGGTTGCCATTGTCTCAACCCCTCAATTCCCGCTTTTATCTTCCTGGATCTCTTTCACAAATAGTTCTGCATGCTGCGCCTGGATATGAACCTCTCCCTAAACCTTGTAGTTTGCTTCTTGCTGATGTTGACAAAGACTCAAATATTATCAAAGAAAAAGAGAGCTTTGGGGACTATGCAACAGATGATTCTGAGACATTATCTGGTTCTCTGGATGAGGAAAACGTGTCTGGTTATAGTTCTCAGCATTCAAATAGCGGGTCAAGTTTTGATGATGGCAGTGAGGAGAGTGAATCTCCTAATGAAGCTCATAAGAGTGCAGATCCATTGATCCAGATTTCAGATGCTGATAACGCTTTTGAGGGGCAGAATTGTGCTGAAACTAGTCATGCCCAATCTGGATCTGGCGGAGTAGAGGAAATATTTTCTAGAAGGAACTTAGAGTCATGGTTGGGTGAGCAACCTGTTCTGTCGGACCTGAAACCATCTGGTATCAATACCGTTCAAAGATCTGCCAGAATTTCCATTGACGATTTTGGCAATCGAGTCAAGCCTAAATCATATACTCTTTTGGATACTGTGACTGGCCAGGGTTTGAAGGTGGACTATTCATTTTCTTGTCAGGTGTCTGATGTCTCACCGTTGCTTGTCTGTGTGGAGGTTACTTTTCATAATTGCTCTAACGATTCTTTCTCAGAAGTGATACTGGTAGATGAGGGGGCTAATAAAGGTCCAGATTCGACAGAGCAAGGATTGATGAAATTAGAAAG GTCCTCTGCAGTTCACGATGATGTCCCAACTTTGGTTCCCATGGAAGCTATTAGTTCTCTTGAACCTCGTCGAAGAGTGAAACGAGTCCTTCATGTTCGGTTCCATCACCATCTTCTACCCTTAAAGCTGTCTTTACAGTGCAATGGTGAGAAGTACCCTGTAAAGTTGCGCCCTGATATTGGATACTTTATAAAACCCCTAAAGATGGATGTTCTAGATTTTAGAAATAAAGAATCACAGCTACCAGGCATGTTTGAGTATGTGAGAAG GTGTACCTTTTCTGATCACGTTGTTGAGCTGAGCAAGGACAATAGTGAGAACTCCTTTTCGAAAGACGCATATCTTATAATCTGTGAGAGCATAGCTTTAAAGATGCTAAGTAATGCAAACCTTTTTCTTGTTTCTGTGGATTTACCTCTGGCATCTAAACTTGATGATGCATCAGGTTTGTGCTTACGGTTCAGTGCTGAAATATTAAGCAGCTCTGTTCCTTGCTTGATTACCATTACAGTTGAAGGTGCTTGTTCAGAACCACTGAATATGTCAGTGAAAGTCAACTGTGAAGAAACTGTTTTTGGCTTAAATCTGTTAAACAGGGTTGTAAATTTCTTAGCTGAACCCTTGTCTAGCTGCTCTTAA
- the LOC130803332 gene encoding AP3-complex subunit beta-A isoform X4, with product MAGIRLHVIAPLVLAAVNTCARDPSVYVRKCAANALPKLNDLRLDENASAIEEVIGILLNDHSPGVVGAAAAAFNSICPKNLPLIAKNYRKLCEVLPDIEEWGQVILIGILLRYVIARHGLAKESVLFSPCVTEAKCCEKDDVNPGIHFQGSGDLALGSTQPELVGLVARSYTEGSDEYLSRSTSEKKIFLDLDDASLTSVTNDDLMMLLKCTSPLLWSQNSAVVLAAAGVHWIMAPKNDANRIVKPLLFLLRSSHASKYVVLCNIQVFSKVMPSLFADFYEDFFVSTSETYQIKALKLEILSLIATDSSISSIFQEFEDYVKDPDRRFAADTVAAIGLCAQRLPKLANMCLEGLLSLTKKEFSSIEKDASNGEAGILIQSVMSMKAIISQDPPSHDKVIIQLVRSMDSIKVPAARAIIVWMVGEYNSLGDRIPLMLTSVLKYLAHCFTSEAAETKLQILNTATKVLLYSKSEDHLTIRKLVSYVLELARNDMNYDVRDRARAFSKILSTFLESLDDDVNHASPKEGAAHLIAEKMLGPSKGLPLSQPLNSRFYLPGSLSQIVLHAAPGYEPLPKPCSLLLADVDKDSNIIKEKESFGDYATDDSETLSGSLDEENVSGYSSQHSNSGSSFDDGSEESESPNEAHKSADPLIQISDADNAFEGQNCAETSHAQSGSGGVEEIFSRRNLESWLGEQPVLSDLKPSGINTVQRSARISIDDFGNRVKPKSYTLLDTVTGQGLKVDYSFSCQVSDVSPLLVCVEVTFHNCSNDSFSEVILVDEGANKGPDSTEQGLMKLERSSAVHDDVPTLVPMEAISSLEPRRRVKRVLHVRFHHHLLPLKLSLQCNGEKYPVKLRPDIGYFIKPLKMDVLDFRNKESQLPGMFEYVRRCTFSDHVVELSKDNSENSFSKDAYLIICESIALKMLSNANLFLVSVDLPLASKLDDASGLCLRFSAEILSSSVPCLITITVEGACSEPLNMSVKVNCEETVFGLNLLNRVVNFLAEPLSSCS from the exons ATGGCGGGTATTCGCCTACATGTAATAGCACCCCTTGTTCTAGCTGCTGTCAATACATGTGCCAGAGATCCATCTGTCTATGTTAGAAAATGCGCTGCCAATGCTCTTCCTAAATTGAATGATTTGCGGCTAGATGAAAATGCATCTGCAATTGAAGAG GTTATCGGTATACTACTAAATGATCATTCACCTGGAGTTGTTGgagctgctgctgctgcttttAACTCAATATGTCCAAAAAACTTGCCTTTGATTgcaaaaaattatagaaagctTTGTGAAGTTCTCCCTGATATAGAAGAATGGGGTCAAGTTATTCTGATTGGTATTCTATTGCGTTATGTGATTGCAAGGCATGGCCTTGCAAAGGAATCAGTGTTATTTTCTCCCTGTGTTACTGAGGCTAAGTGCTGTGAAAAGGATGATGTAAATCCTGGCATTCACTTCCAGGGCAGTGGTGACTTGGCCCTTGGAAGCACTCAGCCAGAGTTAGTGGGTTTGGTTGCGAGGTCATACACTGAAGGATCTGATGAGTACCTATCACGTTCAACTTCTGAGAAAAAGATATTTCTTGACCTGGATGATGCATCCTTAACTTCTGTTACCaatgatgacttgatgatgctTCTGAAGTGTACATCACCTCTACTATGGAGTCAAAATAGTGCTGTAGTACTTGCAGCTGCTGGAGTGCACTGGATAATGGCACCAAAGAATGATGCAAACAGAATTGTGAAGCCATTGTTGTTTCTCTTAAGATCATCACACGCCTCAAAAtatgtg GTGCTCTGCAACATTCAAGTTTTTTCTAAAGTCATGCCTTCTCTTTTTGCCGATTTCTATGAAGATTTTTTTGTATCAACTTCAGAAACATATCAGATAAAAGCTCTGAAGCTTGAAATTCTGTCTTTAATTGCTACAGATTCTTCAATTTCTAGCATTTTTCAGGAATTCGAG GATTATGTTAAAGATCCAGATAGAAGATTTGCTGCTGATACGGTAGCTGCCATTGGTCTATGTGCTCAACGTCTTCCGAAACTCGCTAATATGTGCTTGGAAGGGCTTTTATCACTTACCAAAAAGG AATTTTCATCTATTGAGAAAGATGCTTCAAATGGAGAAGCTGGAATACTGATTCAATCTGTAATGTCAATGAAAGCTATCATAAGTCAAGATCCACCAAGTCATGACAAG gTAATTATTCAATTGGTTCGGAGTATGGATTCTATCAAGGTGCCTGCAGCCCGAGCAATAATTGTGTGGATGGTTGGAGAATACAATTCTTTAGGAGACAGAATTCCTTTGATGTTAACTTCAGTGCTCAAGTATCTTGCTCATTGTTTCACTTCAGAAGCTGCTGAAACAAAACTTCAGATACTTAATACTGCTACTAag GTCTTGTTGTATTCCAAAAGTGAAGATCATTTAACAATTAGAAAACTTGTAAGTTATGTGCTTGAACTGGCAAGAAACGACATGAATTATGATGTCCGAGACCGAGCTCGtgctttttcaaaaatattgtcAACATTTTTAGAATctcttgatgatgatgtaaatCATGCCTCGCCAAAAGAGGGGGCAGCACATCTTATTGCAGAAAAAATGCTCGGCCCATCCAAAGGGTTGCCATTGTCTCAACCCCTCAATTCCCGCTTTTATCTTCCTGGATCTCTTTCACAAATAGTTCTGCATGCTGCGCCTGGATATGAACCTCTCCCTAAACCTTGTAGTTTGCTTCTTGCTGATGTTGACAAAGACTCAAATATTATCAAAGAAAAAGAGAGCTTTGGGGACTATGCAACAGATGATTCTGAGACATTATCTGGTTCTCTGGATGAGGAAAACGTGTCTGGTTATAGTTCTCAGCATTCAAATAGCGGGTCAAGTTTTGATGATGGCAGTGAGGAGAGTGAATCTCCTAATGAAGCTCATAAGAGTGCAGATCCATTGATCCAGATTTCAGATGCTGATAACGCTTTTGAGGGGCAGAATTGTGCTGAAACTAGTCATGCCCAATCTGGATCTGGCGGAGTAGAGGAAATATTTTCTAGAAGGAACTTAGAGTCATGGTTGGGTGAGCAACCTGTTCTGTCGGACCTGAAACCATCTGGTATCAATACCGTTCAAAGATCTGCCAGAATTTCCATTGACGATTTTGGCAATCGAGTCAAGCCTAAATCATATACTCTTTTGGATACTGTGACTGGCCAGGGTTTGAAGGTGGACTATTCATTTTCTTGTCAGGTGTCTGATGTCTCACCGTTGCTTGTCTGTGTGGAGGTTACTTTTCATAATTGCTCTAACGATTCTTTCTCAGAAGTGATACTGGTAGATGAGGGGGCTAATAAAGGTCCAGATTCGACAGAGCAAGGATTGATGAAATTAGAAAG GTCCTCTGCAGTTCACGATGATGTCCCAACTTTGGTTCCCATGGAAGCTATTAGTTCTCTTGAACCTCGTCGAAGAGTGAAACGAGTCCTTCATGTTCGGTTCCATCACCATCTTCTACCCTTAAAGCTGTCTTTACAGTGCAATGGTGAGAAGTACCCTGTAAAGTTGCGCCCTGATATTGGATACTTTATAAAACCCCTAAAGATGGATGTTCTAGATTTTAGAAATAAAGAATCACAGCTACCAGGCATGTTTGAGTATGTGAGAAG GTGTACCTTTTCTGATCACGTTGTTGAGCTGAGCAAGGACAATAGTGAGAACTCCTTTTCGAAAGACGCATATCTTATAATCTGTGAGAGCATAGCTTTAAAGATGCTAAGTAATGCAAACCTTTTTCTTGTTTCTGTGGATTTACCTCTGGCATCTAAACTTGATGATGCATCAGGTTTGTGCTTACGGTTCAGTGCTGAAATATTAAGCAGCTCTGTTCCTTGCTTGATTACCATTACAGTTGAAGGTGCTTGTTCAGAACCACTGAATATGTCAGTGAAAGTCAACTGTGAAGAAACTGTTTTTGGCTTAAATCTGTTAAACAGGGTTGTAAATTTCTTAGCTGAACCCTTGTCTAGCTGCTCTTAA
- the LOC130803332 gene encoding AP3-complex subunit beta-A isoform X1, whose product MFPQFGATAESLSKASTMVFRIGTDAHLYDDPEDVNIAPLLDSKFDSEKCEALKRLLALIAQGFDVSNFFPQVVKNVASHSLEVKKLVYVYLQHYAEKRPNEALLSINCFQKDLGDTNPLVRAWALRTMAGIRLHVIAPLVLAAVNTCARDPSVYVRKCAANALPKLNDLRLDENASAIEEVIGILLNDHSPGVVGAAAAAFNSICPKNLPLIAKNYRKLCEVLPDIEEWGQVILIGILLRYVIARHGLAKESVLFSPCVTEAKCCEKDDVNPGIHFQGSGDLALGSTQPELVGLVARSYTEGSDEYLSRSTSEKKIFLDLDDASLTSVTNDDLMMLLKCTSPLLWSQNSAVVLAAAGVHWIMAPKNDANRIVKPLLFLLRSSHASKYVVLCNIQVFSKVMPSLFADFYEDFFVSTSETYQIKALKLEILSLIATDSSISSIFQEFEDYVKDPDRRFAADTVAAIGLCAQRLPKLANMCLEGLLSLTKKEFSSIEKDASNGEAGILIQSVMSMKAIISQDPPSHDKVIIQLVRSMDSIKVPAARAIIVWMVGEYNSLGDRIPLMLTSVLKYLAHCFTSEAAETKLQILNTATKVLLYSKSEDHLTIRKLVSYVLELARNDMNYDVRDRARAFSKILSTFLESLDDDVNHASPKEGAAHLIAEKMLGPSKGLPLSQPLNSRFYLPGSLSQIVLHAAPGYEPLPKPCSLLLADVDKDSNIIKEKESFGDYATDDSETLSGSLDEENVSGYSSQHSNSGSSFDDGSEESESPNEAHKSADPLIQISDADNAFEGQNCAETSHAQSGSGGVEEIFSRRNLESWLGEQPVLSDLKPSGINTVQRSARISIDDFGNRVKPKSYTLLDTVTGQGLKVDYSFSCQVSDVSPLLVCVEVTFHNCSNDSFSEVILVDEGANKGPDSTEQGLMKLERSSAVHDDVPTLVPMEAISSLEPRRRVKRVLHVRFHHHLLPLKLSLQCNGEKYPVKLRPDIGYFIKPLKMDVLDFRNKESQLPGMFEYVRRCTFSDHVVELSKDNSENSFSKDAYLIICESIALKMLSNANLFLVSVDLPLASKLDDASGLCLRFSAEILSSSVPCLITITVEGACSEPLNMSVKVNCEETVFGLNLLNRVVNFLAEPLSSCS is encoded by the exons ATGTTCCCGCAATTCGGAGCAACAGCAGAATCACTCAGCAAAGCATCAACAATGGTGTTTCGGATCGGAACTGATGCTCATCTCTATGACGATCCTGAGGATGTCAATATTGCTCCTCTTCTCGATAGCAAGTTTGACTCGGAGAAATGCGAAGCTCTTAAGCGTCTTCTGGCTCTCATTGCTCAAGGATTCGATGTCTCCAATTTCTTCCCTCAG GTTGTCAAGAATGTGGCATCACATTCCTTGGAAGTCAAGAAGCTGGTGTACGTATACCTGCAGCATTATGCGGAAAA GCGACCAAATGAAGCATTATTATCAATCAATTGTTTTCAGAAGGATCTAGGAGACACCAACCCTTTGGTGCGTGCATGGGCACTCCGTACTATGGCGGGTATTCGCCTACATGTAATAGCACCCCTTGTTCTAGCTGCTGTCAATACATGTGCCAGAGATCCATCTGTCTATGTTAGAAAATGCGCTGCCAATGCTCTTCCTAAATTGAATGATTTGCGGCTAGATGAAAATGCATCTGCAATTGAAGAG GTTATCGGTATACTACTAAATGATCATTCACCTGGAGTTGTTGgagctgctgctgctgcttttAACTCAATATGTCCAAAAAACTTGCCTTTGATTgcaaaaaattatagaaagctTTGTGAAGTTCTCCCTGATATAGAAGAATGGGGTCAAGTTATTCTGATTGGTATTCTATTGCGTTATGTGATTGCAAGGCATGGCCTTGCAAAGGAATCAGTGTTATTTTCTCCCTGTGTTACTGAGGCTAAGTGCTGTGAAAAGGATGATGTAAATCCTGGCATTCACTTCCAGGGCAGTGGTGACTTGGCCCTTGGAAGCACTCAGCCAGAGTTAGTGGGTTTGGTTGCGAGGTCATACACTGAAGGATCTGATGAGTACCTATCACGTTCAACTTCTGAGAAAAAGATATTTCTTGACCTGGATGATGCATCCTTAACTTCTGTTACCaatgatgacttgatgatgctTCTGAAGTGTACATCACCTCTACTATGGAGTCAAAATAGTGCTGTAGTACTTGCAGCTGCTGGAGTGCACTGGATAATGGCACCAAAGAATGATGCAAACAGAATTGTGAAGCCATTGTTGTTTCTCTTAAGATCATCACACGCCTCAAAAtatgtg GTGCTCTGCAACATTCAAGTTTTTTCTAAAGTCATGCCTTCTCTTTTTGCCGATTTCTATGAAGATTTTTTTGTATCAACTTCAGAAACATATCAGATAAAAGCTCTGAAGCTTGAAATTCTGTCTTTAATTGCTACAGATTCTTCAATTTCTAGCATTTTTCAGGAATTCGAG GATTATGTTAAAGATCCAGATAGAAGATTTGCTGCTGATACGGTAGCTGCCATTGGTCTATGTGCTCAACGTCTTCCGAAACTCGCTAATATGTGCTTGGAAGGGCTTTTATCACTTACCAAAAAGG AATTTTCATCTATTGAGAAAGATGCTTCAAATGGAGAAGCTGGAATACTGATTCAATCTGTAATGTCAATGAAAGCTATCATAAGTCAAGATCCACCAAGTCATGACAAG gTAATTATTCAATTGGTTCGGAGTATGGATTCTATCAAGGTGCCTGCAGCCCGAGCAATAATTGTGTGGATGGTTGGAGAATACAATTCTTTAGGAGACAGAATTCCTTTGATGTTAACTTCAGTGCTCAAGTATCTTGCTCATTGTTTCACTTCAGAAGCTGCTGAAACAAAACTTCAGATACTTAATACTGCTACTAag GTCTTGTTGTATTCCAAAAGTGAAGATCATTTAACAATTAGAAAACTTGTAAGTTATGTGCTTGAACTGGCAAGAAACGACATGAATTATGATGTCCGAGACCGAGCTCGtgctttttcaaaaatattgtcAACATTTTTAGAATctcttgatgatgatgtaaatCATGCCTCGCCAAAAGAGGGGGCAGCACATCTTATTGCAGAAAAAATGCTCGGCCCATCCAAAGGGTTGCCATTGTCTCAACCCCTCAATTCCCGCTTTTATCTTCCTGGATCTCTTTCACAAATAGTTCTGCATGCTGCGCCTGGATATGAACCTCTCCCTAAACCTTGTAGTTTGCTTCTTGCTGATGTTGACAAAGACTCAAATATTATCAAAGAAAAAGAGAGCTTTGGGGACTATGCAACAGATGATTCTGAGACATTATCTGGTTCTCTGGATGAGGAAAACGTGTCTGGTTATAGTTCTCAGCATTCAAATAGCGGGTCAAGTTTTGATGATGGCAGTGAGGAGAGTGAATCTCCTAATGAAGCTCATAAGAGTGCAGATCCATTGATCCAGATTTCAGATGCTGATAACGCTTTTGAGGGGCAGAATTGTGCTGAAACTAGTCATGCCCAATCTGGATCTGGCGGAGTAGAGGAAATATTTTCTAGAAGGAACTTAGAGTCATGGTTGGGTGAGCAACCTGTTCTGTCGGACCTGAAACCATCTGGTATCAATACCGTTCAAAGATCTGCCAGAATTTCCATTGACGATTTTGGCAATCGAGTCAAGCCTAAATCATATACTCTTTTGGATACTGTGACTGGCCAGGGTTTGAAGGTGGACTATTCATTTTCTTGTCAGGTGTCTGATGTCTCACCGTTGCTTGTCTGTGTGGAGGTTACTTTTCATAATTGCTCTAACGATTCTTTCTCAGAAGTGATACTGGTAGATGAGGGGGCTAATAAAGGTCCAGATTCGACAGAGCAAGGATTGATGAAATTAGAAAG GTCCTCTGCAGTTCACGATGATGTCCCAACTTTGGTTCCCATGGAAGCTATTAGTTCTCTTGAACCTCGTCGAAGAGTGAAACGAGTCCTTCATGTTCGGTTCCATCACCATCTTCTACCCTTAAAGCTGTCTTTACAGTGCAATGGTGAGAAGTACCCTGTAAAGTTGCGCCCTGATATTGGATACTTTATAAAACCCCTAAAGATGGATGTTCTAGATTTTAGAAATAAAGAATCACAGCTACCAGGCATGTTTGAGTATGTGAGAAG GTGTACCTTTTCTGATCACGTTGTTGAGCTGAGCAAGGACAATAGTGAGAACTCCTTTTCGAAAGACGCATATCTTATAATCTGTGAGAGCATAGCTTTAAAGATGCTAAGTAATGCAAACCTTTTTCTTGTTTCTGTGGATTTACCTCTGGCATCTAAACTTGATGATGCATCAGGTTTGTGCTTACGGTTCAGTGCTGAAATATTAAGCAGCTCTGTTCCTTGCTTGATTACCATTACAGTTGAAGGTGCTTGTTCAGAACCACTGAATATGTCAGTGAAAGTCAACTGTGAAGAAACTGTTTTTGGCTTAAATCTGTTAAACAGGGTTGTAAATTTCTTAGCTGAACCCTTGTCTAGCTGCTCTTAA